One part of the Musa acuminata AAA Group cultivar baxijiao chromosome BXJ1-5, Cavendish_Baxijiao_AAA, whole genome shotgun sequence genome encodes these proteins:
- the LOC103983547 gene encoding transcription factor PHYTOCHROME INTERACTING FACTOR-LIKE 13, translating to MNQYVPDWTMEDDSGRLTDLLPMTNQRKPMGPDNELVELLWRNGHVVMHSQTHRRSPVGEFKQASKPDPVQKYEQSLGDSSNLIQEAEAASWFQFPLDDSFEKEFCSEFFPEITGTDTVVSEKISKDFTAEEEDRYLKFGFTDDGTAFTAPAPKQSVPHPQDNIMPPPRSHVMGSTPQSSSLENSNSGVLNFPHFSKQVKADLGSLSCRLGHRGSGSNSKAGAQESSMMTVGSSACGSNQIQAQTDPSNNISNDAADIVTRLREGTGMRLLSERMQSKAHEGTVTSSSGGSGCSYGRSAQQNESNHSHKRRKARDVEESGCQSEEAEYESIDEKKQATRPTSKRRSRAAEVHNLSERRRRDRINEKMKALQELIPHCNKTDKASMLDEAIEYLKTLQLQVQMMWMGSGMASMMFPCVQQYISGMGMGIGMSHASMSAIHSAVQLPRVPFVNASVAPVSSGNQASFLPSPAINAANFPSQMQNIHLPESYARYLGFHNFCAYGSHMVQHNQSAASPDTTLPSAAGGPTSIRNNKSD from the exons ATGAATCAATATGTTCCTGACTGGACCATGGAAGATGATTCTGGACGTTTGACAGATCTCCTTCCCATGACAAATCAAAGGAAACCAATGGG ACCTGATAACGAGCTTGTGGAGCTGTTATGGAGGAATGGACATGTTGTAATGCACAGCCAGACTCACCGGAGAAGTCCGGTCGGTGAATTCAAACAAGCTTCGAAACCTGATCCAGTGCAGAAATATGAGCAATCCCTTGGGGATTCCAGTAACTTGATCCAAGAGGCTGAGGCTGCATCATGGTTCCAGTTCCCTCTCGATGACTCCTTCGAAAAAGAATTCTGTTCCGAgttcttccctgaaatcacaggcACAGACACAGTTGTCTCCGAAAAGATCAGCAAGGATTTCACTGCGGAGGAAGAAGATAGGTACTTAAAATTCGGTTTCACCGATGACGGCACTGCTTTCACAGCACCTGCTCCTAAGCAGTCCGTTCCTCATCCCCAGGACAACATTATGCCCCCTCCTAGATCACATGTTATGGGCTCTACGCCACAATCTTCCTCCTTAGAAAATTCTAACAGTGGTGTCCTCAACTTTCCTCACTTCTCAAAGCAAGTGAAGGCTGATTTGGGATCCTTGAGTTGCCGACTGGGGCACAGAGGATCTGGGAGCAATAGCAAGGCAGGTGCCCAGGAGTCCTCAATGATGACAGTTGGGTCAAGTGCTTGTGGAAGTAATCAAATTCAAGCTCAGACCGATCCAAGCAATAATATTAGCAATGATGCAGCTGACATTGTCACAAGACTTAGAGAGGGCACTGGCATGAGGCTTCTCTCTGAGAGAATGCAATCCAAGGCACATGAAGGCACTGTAACTTCATCTTCAGGTGGTTCTGGCTGCAGTTATGGAAGATCAGCACAGCAGAATGAGAGCAATCACAGCCACAAGAGGAGGAAGGCAAGAGATGTGGAAGAATCTGGGTGCCAGAGTGAG GAAGCTGAATACGAGTCAATCGATGAGAAGAAGCAGGCTACACGACCGACGTCCAAACGAAGAAGCCGTGCTGCTGAGGTCCACAATCTCTCAGAGAGG CGAAGAAGAGATAGAATAAATGAGAAAATGAAGGCTCTGCAGGAGCTCATACCTCATTGCAACAAG ACAGATAAAGCATCAATGCTGGATGAAGCAATTGAGTACCTGAAAACGCTTCAGCTGCAAGTTCAG ATGATGTGGATGGGAAGTGGCATGGCGTCGATGATGTTTCCATGTGTCCAACAATACATTTCAGGCATGGGAATGGGAATTGGAATGAGTCATGCATCCATGTCTGCTATTCATAGTGCAGTTCAATTGCCAAGAGTTCCATTTGTCAATGCATCTGTAGCCCCAGTTTCCAGTGGAAACCAGGcatcatttttaccctccccagcTATAAATGCAGCAAACTTTCCCAGCCAGATGCAGAACATTCATCTTCCCGAATCATATGCCCGGTACCTTGGTTTTCATAACTTTTGTGCATATGGATCGCACATGGTGCAGCATAATCAATCAGCAGCATCACCTGATACCACTCTCCCGTCTGCTGCCGGAGGACCTACAAGTATCAGGAACAACAAATCTG ATTAA
- the LOC135672912 gene encoding F-box/LRR-repeat protein At3g48880-like, whose translation MEGRRWEEMEEDCLVNIFRRLSLVDLTVAAPSVCRSWRKASLDPLCWRVLDFRGMDFMPWSDLSKSLAARLSVRRPSFTGLLKLAAARSKGTARELRFPRVFGASLRDLVYASDACLRLKVVVLPRLLSAEETHIPEIVGKWKELERLEMESKPSSFLELVKQISLNCKRFSGLAMSGSIKIEDVSAIVDYLPRIKNLRLHDSYLPKEKLLAILSGSRELEKLSVTDCIGFEADEEILHKASGLEAFEYEGSKLADDLGYETDECDPLYVHVV comes from the exons ATGGAGGGGAGGAGAtgggaggagatggaggaggacTGCCTCGTCAACATCTTCCGGCGGCTGAGCCTGGTGGACTTGACGGTGGCCGCGCCATCGGTGTGCCGGTCGTGGCGCAAAGCCTCCCTCGACCCCCTCTGCTGGAGAGTGCTCGATTTCCGGGGCATGGACTTCATGCCATGGAGCGATCTCTCCAAGAGCCTGGCGGCGCGgctctccgtacgccgtccgtccTTCACGGGGCTGCTCAAGCTCGCCGCCGCCCGCAGCAAAGGCACCGCGCGCGAGCTCCGCTTCCCTCGCGTCTTCGGTGCCTCCCTGCGAGATCTGGTCTACGCTTCCGACGC ATGCCTGAGGTTGAAGGTGGTTGTTCTTCCTAGGCTACTGTCGGCGGAGGAGACGCACATCCCGGAGATCGTGGGGAAGTGGAAGGAACTCGAGAGACTGGAAATGGAGTCGAAGCCATCTTCCTTCTTGGAACTGGTAAAGCAGATCAGCCTCAACTGCAAGCGATTCTCCGGGCTTGCAATGTCCGGGTCTATCAAGATCGAGGACGTATCTGCAATCGTCGATTACCTTCCAAGGATCAAGAATCTGCGCCTCCACGACTCGTATTTGCCCAAGGAAAAGTTGTTGGCGATTCTGAGCGGCAGCAGAGAGCTGGAGAAGCTGAGCGTGACCGACTGCATCGGCTTCGAAGCAGATGAAGAGATACTGCACAAGGCTTCAGGACTCGAAGCTTTCGAGTACGAGGGATCAAAGTTAGCTGATGACTTGGGTTATGAGACGGATGAGTGTGATCCACTCTATGTTCATGTTGTATAG